From Achromobacter spanius, a single genomic window includes:
- a CDS encoding polysaccharide biosynthesis/export family protein: MKAYLSRTVVVAAGLCLPLLLAGCGSLLSAAGPSRHAVMTNEESQDYSLVDLSAQTITPYMRLPVSEMDSAVALPSVPDVRLVAGDVLRIMISDSAVEGAVFAPLASGGTVFENVRLDSKGTISLPYVGRAKIAGMSVVEVENLVRQKLKGITSDAQVQVALTGDLSGSVLVAGAVKTPGRFSALQGPLTLLDAINQAGGPLLEPHLIKVVVRTGERSYQFNYQDLLSGKNQVVPPGAEIVLERARKRFVAMGAVGDPGLHDLPSNNPSLLEVLGTVKGLNEAKADAAGVFVFRLNDEKDETTGEVVSRAQVFRLNLKTPAAMFIARQFLVQPEDAIYVTNAAVYEWQKIISPIVQVLVLGRTVNGL, from the coding sequence ATGAAAGCCTATTTGTCTCGCACTGTTGTTGTTGCAGCTGGACTTTGCTTGCCCTTATTGCTTGCGGGGTGCGGAAGTTTATTGTCTGCTGCGGGGCCCTCGCGTCACGCGGTAATGACGAATGAAGAGTCCCAAGACTACTCGCTCGTGGATCTTAGTGCACAAACTATCACTCCATATATGCGGCTGCCAGTCTCGGAGATGGACTCCGCAGTAGCTTTGCCGTCGGTGCCGGATGTCCGCTTAGTGGCAGGTGACGTCCTGCGAATAATGATCTCTGATAGTGCCGTGGAGGGCGCAGTGTTTGCACCGCTAGCTTCTGGCGGCACTGTGTTTGAAAACGTACGCCTCGACAGCAAGGGGACCATCTCACTGCCATATGTAGGCCGCGCGAAAATTGCGGGGATGAGCGTGGTGGAGGTCGAGAACCTTGTGCGGCAGAAGCTGAAAGGTATCACTAGCGATGCCCAAGTTCAGGTTGCGCTTACGGGAGACCTGTCGGGATCAGTGTTGGTCGCCGGCGCGGTAAAGACCCCTGGTCGATTTTCTGCTTTGCAAGGTCCACTAACCCTTCTTGACGCAATCAACCAAGCCGGAGGACCTCTTCTTGAACCCCATCTTATTAAAGTCGTCGTTCGCACAGGAGAGAGATCCTATCAATTCAACTACCAGGATCTGTTGTCCGGCAAAAACCAGGTAGTCCCGCCTGGCGCGGAAATCGTGCTTGAACGCGCGCGAAAGCGTTTTGTTGCAATGGGGGCTGTCGGTGATCCAGGTCTGCACGATCTGCCGTCCAACAATCCCAGTTTGCTGGAAGTGCTCGGAACGGTAAAGGGGTTAAACGAGGCCAAAGCGGATGCAGCAGGGGTGTTCGTATTTCGGTTGAACGATGAGAAAGATGAAACCACTGGCGAAGTCGTGAGCAGAGCGCAGGTGTTTAGGTTGAACTTGAAAACGCCCGCTGCAATGTTCATCGCGCGACAATTCCTGGTTCAGCCTGAAGATGCCATCTATGTTACTAATGCAGCTGTGTACGAATGGCAAAAAATCATATCTCCTATTGTCCAGGTGCTAGTGCTAGGCCGCACTGTTAACGGGCTTTGA
- a CDS encoding ABC transporter permease, translating into MRGRFGANRLGAFWFVFEPIAHVLVLMTVFIVIRGKTLPGFDYAVFLVTGIVPYILFKNIALKGMEAVSANRALFSYKQIKPFDAIVARAIVEFSLMACVYFSLNFGLGFWAGLDVAIHSPLHWMLVLGVGCVLSFGLALILCVVADAFPELKTFLRIMFLPLYFLSGVIIPLWLLPRQILDWMTWNPFLHIIDELRVGTFEHYPDVVGIDLTYAAKISLIILFVGMVSYRARRLQLVAM; encoded by the coding sequence ATGAGAGGAAGGTTCGGGGCTAACCGGCTTGGCGCCTTTTGGTTCGTCTTCGAGCCAATCGCTCATGTTCTCGTGCTTATGACTGTGTTTATTGTCATTCGCGGAAAAACGCTACCGGGTTTTGACTATGCAGTGTTTCTTGTGACGGGCATTGTTCCATATATTCTGTTTAAAAATATTGCGTTGAAGGGAATGGAAGCGGTTAGTGCCAACCGTGCGTTATTTTCTTATAAACAAATAAAACCGTTCGACGCTATCGTTGCCCGCGCCATCGTTGAGTTTTCATTGATGGCATGCGTCTATTTTTCATTAAATTTTGGACTTGGCTTTTGGGCAGGGCTAGACGTGGCGATTCATAGCCCTTTGCATTGGATGTTGGTGCTCGGAGTGGGTTGCGTCTTGTCGTTTGGCCTGGCGCTAATTCTCTGTGTAGTGGCCGACGCTTTTCCTGAACTGAAAACCTTCCTTCGGATTATGTTTCTACCTCTCTATTTTTTGTCTGGGGTAATTATCCCCTTGTGGCTATTGCCGAGACAAATTCTGGATTGGATGACATGGAATCCTTTTTTGCACATCATCGATGAACTCCGAGTAGGTACCTTCGAGCATTATCCAGACGTTGTAGGTATAGATCTCACGTATGCAGCAAAAATATCTTTGATCATCCTTTTTGTCGGAATGGTTTCATATCGTGCGCGTCGATTGCAACTTGTTGCAATGTGA
- a CDS encoding ABC transporter ATP-binding protein has translation MIELKNLTKSYRTNAGRRYVFRDLNLVIPSDKNIALIGKNGAGKSTLMRLLGGLDMPDSGKVETEKSISWPVGLSGGFQGSMTGRQNVKFVCRVHGAEGETMSRLVRYVEEFAEIGSYFDQPVKTYSSGMRARVAFGLSLAIDFDYYLVDEAMSVGDAHFREKAVQAFRERTGRANIILVTHGMSQVRRMCDLILLVKDGRVLQFENVEQGIAAYEAG, from the coding sequence ATGATCGAGTTGAAAAACCTAACGAAGTCGTATCGAACTAATGCCGGCAGGCGCTACGTGTTCAGGGATCTGAATTTAGTGATCCCCTCGGACAAGAACATCGCGCTGATTGGGAAGAATGGGGCCGGAAAATCTACTTTAATGCGGTTGTTGGGCGGTCTCGATATGCCTGATAGCGGCAAGGTGGAGACAGAGAAAAGCATCTCATGGCCGGTCGGGTTATCGGGCGGTTTCCAAGGGTCGATGACCGGCCGCCAGAATGTGAAGTTCGTGTGCCGTGTGCATGGGGCCGAAGGCGAAACAATGTCTCGTCTTGTGCGTTATGTAGAAGAATTCGCCGAAATTGGTAGCTACTTTGATCAACCTGTAAAAACGTATTCGTCGGGTATGCGGGCGCGCGTCGCGTTCGGGCTCAGCCTTGCAATCGATTTTGATTACTACCTTGTTGATGAAGCAATGTCGGTTGGAGATGCTCATTTTCGAGAAAAAGCTGTTCAAGCGTTTCGCGAGCGAACAGGCAGGGCAAACATAATCCTAGTCACACACGGAATGAGCCAAGTCCGGAGAATGTGCGACTTAATCTTGTTGGTGAAGGACGGCCGCGTTCTTCAATTTGAAAATGTCGAACAAGGAATTGCCGCTTATGAAGCGGGCTAG
- the wecB gene encoding non-hydrolyzing UDP-N-acetylglucosamine 2-epimerase, translating into MVKLLTVFGTRPEAIKMAPLVKLLEREKGFESKVCVTAQHRQMLDQVLSLFGIVPDFDLNVMKPGQTLADITANILTTLSPVMDEYQPDLVLVHGDTSTTLCASLAAFYSKVPVAHVEAGLRTGDLQSPWPEEANRKLTGALASLHFCPTVGSRANLLSEGVAQSAIHVTGNTVIDALLWVNRKLESDAPLQTFTRRQFSFLRDESRLVLITGHRRENFGRGFDDICRAIAELAAEYPDVDFVYPVHLNPNVREPVNRLLSGLSNVHLIEPLEYVPFVYLMSRSYLIMTDSGGIQEEAPSLGKPVLVMRNTTERPEGVEAGTVRLVGTKSEEIVKQAKLLLENGTDYSLMSNAHNPYGDGSACEKIISVLRNWK; encoded by the coding sequence TTGGTGAAGCTGTTGACTGTATTTGGGACTAGGCCCGAGGCCATAAAAATGGCTCCCCTGGTCAAGTTGCTTGAACGAGAGAAGGGCTTTGAAAGTAAGGTCTGCGTAACTGCTCAGCATCGTCAAATGCTTGATCAAGTCCTCAGCCTTTTTGGTATCGTGCCAGACTTCGATTTAAATGTCATGAAGCCAGGCCAGACTTTGGCAGACATAACAGCAAATATCCTTACGACTCTTTCCCCAGTGATGGACGAGTACCAGCCTGATTTGGTCCTGGTCCACGGCGACACTTCAACAACTCTTTGTGCCAGTCTGGCTGCGTTCTACAGCAAAGTCCCCGTGGCTCACGTGGAGGCAGGACTGCGCACCGGAGATCTGCAATCACCTTGGCCAGAAGAGGCGAATAGGAAGCTGACAGGCGCGCTTGCGAGCTTGCATTTTTGCCCAACCGTGGGTTCGCGAGCCAATCTGCTCTCAGAAGGAGTCGCGCAATCCGCCATCCACGTCACCGGGAATACTGTAATTGACGCGTTGCTCTGGGTTAATCGCAAGCTCGAAAGCGATGCACCCTTACAAACATTTACCCGGAGGCAGTTTTCCTTTCTCAGGGACGAGTCTCGGTTGGTGCTGATTACGGGGCATCGACGGGAAAACTTTGGCCGTGGTTTTGACGACATATGTCGCGCAATTGCTGAGTTGGCAGCTGAGTATCCAGACGTCGATTTTGTCTATCCTGTGCACCTGAACCCAAACGTTCGCGAGCCGGTGAATCGCTTACTGAGTGGGCTGTCCAACGTCCACCTGATAGAACCTCTTGAATATGTACCGTTTGTCTATCTAATGAGTCGGTCCTATCTAATTATGACTGATTCCGGTGGAATCCAGGAAGAAGCTCCTTCGCTTGGAAAGCCAGTACTCGTCATGCGGAATACCACCGAGCGACCTGAAGGGGTTGAAGCCGGAACAGTCCGTCTCGTGGGAACTAAGAGCGAAGAAATAGTCAAACAGGCGAAGTTGCTTTTAGAAAATGGAACGGATTATTCATTGATGAGCAACGCTCATAATCCCTACGGCGACGGCAGCGCCTGCGAAAAAATAATTAGCGTTCTAAGAAATTGGAAATAG
- the wecC gene encoding UDP-N-acetyl-D-mannosamine dehydrogenase, whose protein sequence is MQTTNVKSVSVVGLGYIGLPAAAMFASRKVKVIGIDVNQDAIDTINSGKIHIVEPELDLLVHAAVTEGYLRATSIPEPADAFVIAVPTPFKKDYEPDLSYIRAATMSIAPVLKKGDVIILESTSPVGTTEQMIGWLAEARPDLRFPTSSVADPDVNVAYCPERVLPGHVVRELVQNDRIIGGVTAACSQRAVEVYRVFVAGELLVTDARTAEMSKLTENAFRDANIAFANELSLICDRLDINVWELIKLANHHPRVNILQPGPGVGGHCIAVDPWFIVHSAPEAAKLIRQARETNNAKPRWVENKVVEAVRGFASRHGIEQTAVKIGFFGLAFKPNIDDLRESPSLDIVITLAKEYRGQVTAVEPNITELPSRLKDLGVKLHDVQTACEECDVLVMLVDHSEFLEFKPDFRDDQILVDTKGIWLS, encoded by the coding sequence ATGCAAACTACAAATGTAAAATCTGTTTCGGTTGTTGGCCTTGGCTATATTGGTTTACCCGCCGCCGCGATGTTTGCTTCTCGCAAAGTGAAGGTTATCGGCATCGATGTGAACCAAGACGCAATTGATACAATCAACAGCGGAAAGATTCACATCGTTGAACCGGAGCTTGACCTTCTTGTCCATGCTGCGGTCACCGAAGGTTACCTTCGAGCGACCAGCATCCCGGAGCCCGCGGACGCGTTCGTGATCGCGGTGCCTACTCCATTCAAAAAAGATTATGAACCGGACCTGAGCTACATTCGGGCCGCGACTATGTCGATTGCACCAGTCCTCAAGAAAGGTGACGTCATTATTTTAGAGTCGACATCTCCGGTCGGAACCACTGAACAAATGATAGGTTGGCTGGCGGAAGCGCGCCCTGATCTTCGGTTCCCCACTTCCAGCGTGGCCGATCCCGATGTGAATGTTGCTTACTGCCCTGAACGTGTCTTGCCCGGACATGTGGTGCGAGAGCTTGTGCAGAATGATCGCATTATTGGTGGGGTGACGGCGGCCTGCAGTCAACGAGCAGTTGAGGTATATCGGGTGTTCGTGGCTGGCGAATTGTTGGTTACCGACGCGAGAACTGCTGAGATGAGCAAGCTCACTGAAAACGCTTTCCGCGATGCGAACATTGCATTTGCAAATGAATTGTCGTTAATTTGTGATCGGCTCGATATTAACGTTTGGGAATTGATCAAGCTCGCAAATCATCATCCTCGCGTTAACATTTTGCAGCCTGGCCCTGGGGTGGGCGGTCATTGTATTGCCGTCGATCCGTGGTTCATTGTACATAGTGCCCCAGAAGCGGCAAAATTGATTCGGCAAGCTCGAGAGACCAATAATGCCAAGCCGCGCTGGGTGGAAAACAAAGTTGTTGAGGCAGTACGAGGCTTCGCCTCCCGGCACGGTATTGAACAAACTGCAGTTAAGATCGGGTTCTTTGGCTTAGCGTTCAAGCCCAACATTGACGACTTGAGGGAGAGTCCGTCGCTGGATATCGTTATTACGCTCGCCAAAGAGTACCGTGGACAAGTAACAGCGGTCGAGCCAAATATCACCGAACTTCCAAGCCGATTGAAGGATTTGGGAGTGAAACTGCATGACGTTCAGACGGCATGCGAAGAGTGTGATGTTCTTGTGATGCTGGTCGATCACTCCGAGTTCTTGGAGTTTAAGCCCGACTTTAGAGATGACCAAATTCTCGTTGATACCAAGGGTATTTGGCTAAGCTAA
- a CDS encoding glycosyltransferase produces MFLIRKLKKTIRAFLLSRRRRISIVRLNAADRILNNRKIVFNMERTDPNEGFIISGRILTQENDVARAAILAVNMFDSNKKKIVSGETLIGFSDSAKYGKYKYLPGTALGQRFHFFLPVPAETRALKLEIHAKGGANAILLAGATIERVSDISIAEAANLVEKIGVLVARSPNRTAADFSLHEVLSLVSQEYGKLSSVQRYLLLCTAFGHYAETNAPIAPMIGWCSYRLMPDFELANKVRAMLVEQGCLYLLRDFIEEVNEDPPFGWKHASRRVVADIRNFEHGFDMPTVAENCDYEPSSRVFYLLHNSLPYNSGGYATRTHGLLTGIKNLGDFDPAGFSRPGYPSDHKKYISQPLPPVVPRSDSVDGVEYYRADQSIRKSSLTLEEYVEVFAKELEQRGREQRVRLIHAASNYPNGLAASVAARRLGIPSVYEVRGLWEVTRMSRQHNWEHSDYCKFMAKMEAEACRHADHVITITEALKDVMVERGVDREKISVVPNCVHVELFTPSSKRDEELVAQLNIAPADVVIGYIGSVVNYEGLYDLLRAGKKLLDDGMDHFKILIVGDGAVLPGLKDLAVSLGITRNVIFTGRVPHALVNRYYSLVDITPFPREPFQVCEIVSPLKPFEALACGKAVLVSSCAALTEIIEHGSNGLVFQKGSYEDLAEKLKLLINDQSLRSSLGDAGRAWVMKHRDWSNSARIVHSIYKKICNK; encoded by the coding sequence GTGTTCTTGATTAGAAAACTAAAAAAAACCATTCGCGCTTTTTTGCTATCGAGACGCAGGCGCATATCGATTGTGCGGTTAAACGCAGCCGATCGCATCTTGAACAACAGAAAAATTGTCTTCAACATGGAGCGAACCGATCCAAATGAAGGTTTTATAATATCTGGTAGGATCTTAACGCAGGAAAATGACGTCGCAAGAGCCGCTATTCTTGCAGTCAACATGTTCGATAGCAATAAGAAGAAGATTGTATCGGGGGAAACGCTTATAGGGTTTTCCGATTCAGCGAAATATGGAAAGTACAAGTACCTTCCTGGAACTGCACTCGGTCAGCGATTTCATTTTTTTCTTCCCGTCCCAGCGGAGACTCGGGCATTAAAGCTAGAGATTCATGCGAAAGGCGGTGCGAATGCTATCCTCCTTGCAGGCGCAACAATCGAACGCGTCTCGGACATTTCGATAGCCGAAGCTGCAAATCTCGTTGAGAAAATCGGCGTTTTGGTTGCGCGTAGTCCCAATCGTACGGCGGCCGACTTTTCTTTACACGAGGTGCTCAGTCTCGTTAGCCAAGAATATGGCAAGCTCTCTTCAGTGCAACGGTATTTACTTTTGTGCACGGCATTCGGGCACTACGCGGAAACCAACGCACCCATCGCACCCATGATTGGTTGGTGTTCTTATCGATTGATGCCCGACTTCGAGCTGGCGAACAAAGTGCGTGCAATGCTGGTGGAGCAAGGATGTCTATACTTGCTTCGAGATTTTATTGAAGAGGTGAACGAAGATCCACCTTTTGGATGGAAGCATGCATCCCGTAGAGTTGTCGCAGACATTCGCAATTTCGAACATGGGTTCGATATGCCGACCGTTGCGGAAAACTGCGACTACGAACCCAGTTCCCGGGTTTTTTATCTTCTACATAACTCTTTGCCATACAACTCCGGGGGCTATGCGACCCGCACGCATGGTTTATTGACCGGCATAAAGAATTTAGGTGATTTTGATCCGGCGGGGTTTTCTCGGCCTGGTTATCCCTCCGATCATAAAAAGTATATAAGCCAGCCACTTCCTCCGGTTGTTCCTCGGAGTGATTCTGTGGATGGCGTGGAATATTATCGCGCGGATCAGTCGATTCGAAAGAGCAGCTTGACGCTGGAGGAATATGTCGAAGTATTCGCCAAAGAACTGGAGCAGCGAGGCCGTGAGCAACGAGTTCGCCTTATTCACGCAGCGTCGAACTATCCAAATGGGCTCGCGGCGAGCGTAGCCGCTCGTCGATTAGGTATACCGTCTGTATATGAAGTTCGTGGGCTTTGGGAAGTTACGCGAATGTCGCGCCAACATAACTGGGAGCATTCCGATTACTGCAAGTTTATGGCAAAAATGGAGGCTGAGGCATGCCGTCACGCCGACCATGTTATAACGATTACTGAAGCTCTAAAGGATGTAATGGTCGAGCGCGGCGTCGACCGCGAAAAGATCTCTGTGGTCCCTAATTGTGTGCATGTGGAGTTATTCACTCCTTCGAGTAAAAGGGACGAGGAACTTGTCGCACAGCTCAATATCGCTCCCGCGGATGTCGTGATCGGATACATAGGTTCCGTCGTGAATTACGAAGGGTTGTATGACCTTCTGCGAGCTGGCAAAAAGCTGTTAGATGACGGGATGGACCATTTCAAGATTCTGATCGTTGGTGACGGTGCCGTGTTACCAGGCTTGAAAGATTTGGCGGTTTCACTCGGCATAACGCGAAACGTGATATTTACGGGGCGCGTGCCGCATGCCCTTGTAAATAGATATTACTCGCTCGTTGATATAACTCCTTTTCCCCGGGAACCGTTCCAGGTATGCGAAATTGTCTCGCCGCTCAAACCATTTGAAGCGCTGGCTTGCGGTAAGGCAGTACTGGTTTCGAGTTGCGCAGCGTTGACAGAAATTATTGAACACGGCTCAAACGGGTTGGTTTTTCAAAAGGGAAGCTACGAAGATCTGGCAGAAAAACTGAAGCTTTTAATCAACGATCAATCGTTGAGATCCAGCCTAGGAGACGCCGGCCGTGCCTGGGTTATGAAGCACAGAGATTGGAGTAATTCTGCTCGCATCGTGCATTCAATATATAAAAAGATCTGCAATAAATAA
- a CDS encoding YqiA/YcfP family alpha/beta fold hydrolase: MIPLASFLHRIFPYGAYDDNAELIVKRKLFKPRNDCEPFFLKCPVNWEASDRLEDRNWRMQLQGWTYFHAVMNMFDQFGDKEELVRIFFELSRDWYSVYGEDPEDIKTSRMPDSYAWYDMSVGFRALVIAFFIDRISFYKISVPEADLAFLQIVGQKHLRHLSQEKIFSLNNHGIFQIQGLVALVQLLDKVDRKDEILSYGIRKMEELVRSQFGENGIHLEHSPHYHFYVCSTFEAVIQAGWYKDSEIISARISKALERKRWLVDPLTRPICVGDSILTPQQTATFLLQPHDNHNDEVVISDFHDSGYAVVRSPWKEKSDVASMLFLTAAYHSKSHKHRDCMSFDWFDRGDRIVCDGGKYGYKSDKYRNYFLSARAHNSVEIENFDIIKIKPYGSAVRDIKKVAKNVYCLSASLEYPAIKHSRQIYFCPGRWVAVYDDLAFQRARKFTQWFHLAAGFDVKSISGNKVVAADKNRSVIIQCLDNDLEVSGYHGDDVDINGFVSEKDYKFDPAWAIGFSAVDKQRSIVTTLALGEKEHIEVQDFVSNGFSFSADVCAEGSDAGTNGLETFVSRGVDDRSIPDDKKAASRMLKGVPHFTIDEDSFELKVGPATYTIERNGLKFHFYANISRAHDLTVLLPGAINREKGLVDFQRHSWAKELGTNVISFSDPTILHENDISIGWFQGNENAFAIDLLAELIDSLLKENRFDPSRMTVLGSSAGGFVALKLASRFPDARFVAINPQIFLFNYVQSHYERMMLACYRRQSLAESATRYRDRIVVEVPSAHRSGRIFIIQNTMDERHYELHLKLFLKQLNKNDYYVVNIESAKRSEVKSLNVLLYEDHLLGHSPPNKETTLRYLAIIDSL; encoded by the coding sequence ATGATACCGCTCGCCTCGTTCTTGCATAGAATTTTTCCCTATGGCGCTTACGATGATAACGCCGAACTTATAGTAAAACGAAAGCTTTTCAAGCCGCGGAACGACTGCGAGCCTTTCTTCTTGAAATGCCCCGTTAATTGGGAGGCGTCGGATCGTTTAGAGGATAGAAACTGGAGGATGCAACTTCAGGGCTGGACCTACTTTCACGCCGTGATGAATATGTTCGATCAATTTGGCGATAAAGAAGAGTTGGTTCGAATTTTTTTTGAGCTCTCGCGTGATTGGTATTCTGTATATGGTGAGGATCCCGAGGATATAAAGACAAGCAGAATGCCCGACAGTTATGCGTGGTATGACATGTCCGTCGGATTTCGGGCTCTCGTTATTGCTTTTTTTATTGATAGGATTTCGTTTTACAAGATATCCGTGCCCGAAGCGGATCTAGCTTTTCTTCAAATAGTTGGTCAAAAGCACCTTCGCCACCTGAGTCAGGAAAAAATCTTTAGTCTTAACAACCATGGGATTTTTCAGATTCAAGGGTTGGTCGCCTTAGTCCAACTGCTTGACAAGGTCGACAGAAAAGACGAGATCTTGTCTTATGGCATTCGAAAAATGGAGGAATTGGTCCGAAGTCAGTTTGGCGAAAATGGAATCCATTTGGAGCATTCTCCCCATTACCATTTTTATGTTTGCTCGACTTTTGAAGCGGTTATCCAGGCAGGTTGGTATAAAGATAGCGAAATTATTTCAGCTCGGATTTCGAAGGCGTTGGAACGGAAGCGCTGGCTAGTAGACCCGCTTACGCGACCGATTTGTGTCGGTGATTCCATCCTCACCCCCCAGCAAACGGCAACGTTCTTATTGCAGCCGCACGATAACCACAATGACGAGGTCGTGATCAGCGATTTCCATGACAGTGGCTACGCGGTCGTTCGTTCTCCATGGAAGGAAAAGTCCGACGTCGCATCCATGTTGTTTTTGACGGCGGCCTATCACTCGAAGTCGCATAAGCATCGTGACTGCATGTCGTTCGACTGGTTCGATCGCGGCGATCGTATAGTTTGTGACGGTGGGAAATATGGATATAAAAGCGACAAGTACAGAAATTACTTTTTGAGCGCTAGAGCGCATAATTCTGTTGAAATAGAGAACTTCGACATAATCAAGATAAAACCGTATGGATCGGCAGTACGGGATATCAAGAAAGTGGCGAAAAATGTGTATTGTCTTTCTGCATCCCTCGAGTACCCGGCAATCAAGCATAGTCGGCAGATCTACTTTTGCCCCGGGCGGTGGGTTGCTGTTTACGACGATCTCGCCTTTCAACGCGCCAGAAAATTTACGCAGTGGTTCCATCTAGCGGCGGGCTTTGACGTAAAGTCGATTTCGGGAAATAAAGTTGTCGCGGCCGATAAAAATCGATCTGTGATAATTCAATGCCTGGACAACGATTTAGAGGTGAGTGGGTATCACGGTGACGATGTCGATATCAACGGCTTTGTGTCGGAGAAAGACTATAAGTTTGATCCCGCGTGGGCAATCGGATTTTCCGCAGTTGATAAACAACGTTCGATCGTTACGACACTGGCACTGGGCGAAAAGGAGCACATTGAGGTCCAAGATTTTGTATCCAATGGTTTTTCGTTTTCTGCCGATGTATGTGCAGAGGGTTCGGACGCCGGCACAAATGGCTTGGAAACTTTCGTCTCCCGAGGCGTTGATGATCGCTCAATACCGGACGATAAGAAAGCTGCATCGAGGATGCTCAAGGGGGTCCCACACTTCACAATCGATGAGGATTCATTCGAGCTAAAAGTAGGGCCGGCAACATACACCATTGAAAGAAATGGACTGAAGTTTCATTTTTACGCCAATATCTCACGAGCCCATGATCTTACCGTGCTGCTACCGGGGGCAATAAATCGTGAAAAGGGCCTAGTTGATTTTCAGCGCCATAGTTGGGCGAAAGAGCTTGGCACTAATGTCATTTCATTCTCTGACCCCACAATTTTGCACGAGAATGATATTTCTATTGGTTGGTTTCAGGGAAATGAAAATGCTTTTGCGATAGATCTGCTTGCTGAGCTGATAGATTCGTTGCTCAAAGAGAACAGATTTGATCCCTCACGGATGACTGTCCTAGGCTCTTCAGCTGGAGGTTTTGTCGCGCTCAAGCTGGCGAGCAGATTTCCGGATGCGCGGTTCGTCGCTATAAATCCCCAAATCTTCTTGTTTAATTATGTGCAAAGCCATTATGAGCGCATGATGCTTGCGTGTTATCGGAGACAGTCGCTGGCCGAAAGCGCCACACGCTATCGGGATCGGATTGTGGTTGAGGTGCCCTCGGCGCATCGAAGCGGTCGGATTTTCATAATTCAGAATACTATGGATGAAAGACACTACGAGCTTCATCTAAAGTTGTTTCTGAAGCAGCTCAATAAAAATGACTATTATGTGGTTAATATAGAGAGTGCGAAACGGAGCGAGGTCAAATCTCTTAATGTGCTGCTGTATGAGGATCATCTGTTGGGACATTCCCCTCCCAATAAGGAAACAACCCTCCGGTACTTAGCTATTATTGATAGTCTTTGA
- a CDS encoding CgeB family protein, translating into MKIALIADSLTSCCFNERYRISPITPWNYRWMLRYGKPDILFVESAWQGTRDRWKYKVASYPDHPKRSNAALRRVVDYARDLGIPTVFWNKEDAVHFDRFIDSACLFDHIFTVDENCIPLYISATKGRATVATLPFAVERKFHYFRGFDFRIRGANFVGSYSRHIHTRRRAWQEMMFTACRESGMPLTVYDRNSNRHSTNYRYPAHTGLIVSPAVPYSATAEIYRQHLISLNVNTVEDSPTMYSRRLVEILACGGIAITNPSLAVSKYFQDFCHIVQDIDDCQEIIKRLLQYGPSKRDKERARAGAEEVEKRHSWDVRFEIIKTTVGL; encoded by the coding sequence ATGAAGATAGCTCTAATTGCCGATTCTCTGACCAGTTGCTGCTTTAACGAACGCTATCGTATCTCACCCATTACCCCATGGAACTATCGCTGGATGCTGCGTTACGGAAAGCCTGACATTCTCTTCGTTGAGTCTGCCTGGCAAGGTACGCGGGATCGCTGGAAATATAAGGTCGCCTCATATCCCGACCACCCCAAACGAAGCAACGCGGCACTGCGTAGGGTCGTGGACTATGCCCGTGACCTGGGTATTCCCACCGTGTTCTGGAACAAAGAGGATGCAGTCCACTTCGACCGTTTCATCGACAGTGCGTGTCTGTTCGACCATATTTTCACCGTCGACGAGAACTGTATTCCCCTTTACATCTCAGCGACCAAAGGCCGGGCCACAGTAGCAACCTTGCCGTTTGCTGTAGAACGAAAATTTCATTACTTTAGAGGCTTTGACTTCCGGATCCGCGGTGCCAATTTCGTGGGTAGCTACAGTCGTCACATTCATACTCGTCGGCGTGCGTGGCAAGAAATGATGTTTACTGCATGCAGAGAATCTGGCATGCCGCTCACAGTATATGACCGAAACTCTAATCGTCATTCGACAAATTACCGCTACCCCGCCCATACCGGTTTAATCGTCAGCCCAGCTGTTCCTTACAGTGCGACAGCAGAGATCTACCGTCAGCATTTGATCTCACTAAACGTCAACACCGTCGAAGACTCTCCAACTATGTACTCCCGTCGCCTTGTCGAGATTCTCGCATGCGGGGGCATTGCGATAACAAATCCCAGTTTGGCCGTAAGCAAATACTTCCAGGACTTTTGCCATATCGTTCAGGACATCGATGACTGTCAGGAAATCATTAAACGTCTTCTTCAGTATGGGCCTAGCAAGAGAGATAAGGAGCGTGCGAGAGCCGGTGCAGAAGAAGTCGAAAAACGACACTCGTGGGATGTGCGCTTCGAAATTATTAAAACCACGGTCGGCCTTTGA